One Bombus fervidus isolate BK054 chromosome 5, iyBomFerv1, whole genome shotgun sequence DNA window includes the following coding sequences:
- the Ssh gene encoding protein phosphatase Slingshot isoform X3 — protein sequence MFYLLRPEETLKMAVKLESVHPGRTRYLVVVSCTGRQDAEESCLLGIDCHARATVGLVLRVLADTAITLDGDGGFSVSVCGSQHIFKPVSVQAMWSALQTLHKVSSKAREQNYFLGGLSHDWVSYYEQRIESDRSCLNEWHTMDNLESRRPPSPDSVRTKPRERDETERVIRSTLKEIMMSVDLDEVTSKYIRGRLEEDLDMDLGEFKPFIDQEMLTILGQMDAPTEIFDHVYLGSEWNASNLEELQKNGVRHILNVTREIDNFFPGMFTYLNVRVYDDEKTDLLKHWDDTFKYITKAKKEGSKVLVHCKMGVSRSASVVIAYAMKAYNWDFSQAWKHVKEKRNCIKPNNSFLLQLETYQGILDAMKNKEKLQRSKSDTNLKSPTSTKDQSKKEEKSGNVDNDLQTVSGFELKKTSQRPKSWSPNVKISETMLPSVPLSQSLESIDKTGSTEVTREELLRSSNQKTSMSQEARNVLMPCGNGQSYSVSQNKIVHLPGPSPDTPTVKNRISKLETQQGQRRKGLVLNLTNQFEAVSSKPSSPSSDSDGGKPLPQSPISELNENGLGIQKPSSEASSTVAVKQSVWDPGEKQSKRTELGSNSECLVWTASSSDATCTNSCSNAKTNREVSAESECIATTTTTTTTTVYPGTLTRKTKKDGDPFSTHVDRVFDREERQGEPVTRDSPSRQSSWSSYDSAVVLDNNSVHSSWATLPSRNSSWGSYDMRPSDLLGPSGLFPYDKEEIPWHPGTVKRTKQKLEENTSSGTVKRVCTQNSDTEEKDRLPVEEESYNPVLLHHTASPTPRRRDSSPSQEQHGLKVDPVRNSPSPIRGIDISPASIRQVGRLSTSAPAPSSLSSDSDLPLSLRSCRSESETSSPCVVNTTQCLSVKQHKMVLENLSNKSIFNKRCLSVDDSPDTECPRSTSGIVKNLKKEFEAKSTKPEKSPENSFENDSPITVCRPKRDVKIRSLPSSPVIPHNESKIQAPSEIKEKEKSSVDSTTASQDNLEDRSVRVLVGKYEVKPESRKSSEIQLRVHKDKDWESMDSQHSNKSKIGVEYSRRSAPIMINNHSSAPLFNEAPEAPGRPPVPSAGVVAASKKQQQHGRTHPLARLQVRPRHSSPVYNTM from the exons GTCGGCGTTGCAGACGTTGCACAAAGTGTCGAGTAAGGCACGCGAACAGAACTACTTCCTGGGTGGGCTGTCACACGACTGGGTCAGTTACTATGAGCAACGAATCGAGAGCGATCGCTCGTGTCTTAACGAGTGGCATACTATGGACAACCTGGAATCTCGAAGACCACCGTCGCCGGACAGCGTACGCACCAA ACCCAGAGAAAGGGACGAGACTGAGCGCGTGATCCGATCGACGTTGAAGGAGATCATGATGTCCGTGGACCTCGACGAGGTAACCTCGAAGTACATTCGAGGTCGTCTCGAGGAAGACCTCGACATGGATCTCGGGGAGTTTAAGCCATTCATCGATCAGGAGATGCTCACCATTCTGGGTCAGATGGACGCGCCGACTGAAATATTTGACCACGTTTATCTAGGAAGCGAGTGGAATGCAAGCAACTTGGAGGAGCTCCAGAAGAATGG TGTCAGGCATATCCTGAACGTAACTCGAGAGATCGACAACTTCTTCCCCGGGATGTTCACGTATTTGAACGTACGCGTGTATGACGACGAAAAGACCGATCTGCTGAAGCACTGGGACGATACGTTCAAATACATCACGAAAGCAAAGAAAGAAGGTTCGAAAGTGCTGGTGCACTGTAAAATGGGAGTGTCAAGATCTGCCTCGGTAGTGATCGCGTACGCGATGAAAGCGTATAACTGGGACTTCTCTCAAGCCTGGAAGCACGTAAAAGAGAAACGGAACTGCATCAAACCTAACAACAGCTTCCTGTTGCAACTGGAGACCTATCAGGGTATACTGGACGCGATGAAAAACAAAGAGAAGCTTCAGAGGTCCAAGTCGGATACGAACTTGAAGTCTCCTACGTCGACGAAAGATCAgtcgaagaaagaggaaaagtcCGGCAACGTGGACAATGATTTGCAAACTGTATCGGGctttgaattaaaaaagacCAGCCAGAGGCCGAAAAGTTGGTCGCCGAATGTGAAAATCAGCGAAACCATGTTGCCTTCTG TTCCTCTTTCGCAGTCCCTCGAAAGCATCGATAAGACAGGAAGCACGGAAGTGACCAGAGAGGAGCTGCTACGGTCCAGCAACCAGAAGACCAGTATGTCGCAGGAAGCTCGAAACGTTTTGATGCCATGCGGCAACGGACAATCCTACAGCGTATCTCAAAACAAAATCGTCCACCTACCAGGTCCCTCGCCAGACACTCCGACCGTGAAGAACCGAATTAGCAAGTTAGAAACGCAGCAGGGTCAAAGGAGAAAGGGATTGGTGCTGAACCTGACGAATCAATTCGAAGCAGTCAGCAGCAAGCCATCTTCTCCGAGTTCTGATTCAGACGGCGGGAAACCGTTGCCACAGAGTCCGATCTCTGAACTGAACGAGAACGGACTCGGTATACAGAAGCCTTCGTCGGAAGCTTCGTCTACGGTGGCAGTGAAGCAAAGCGTGTGGGATCCCGGCGAGAAACAAAGCAAGAGAACGGAACTCGGTAGTAATAGTGAATGTCTAGTCTGGACTGCATCATCGTCCGATGCAACATGTACTAATTCGTGTAGTAACGCTAAGACTAACAGAGAAGTGAGTGCGGAGAGTGAGTGTATCGCGACAACCacgacaacgacaacgacgacagTGTATCCTGGTACGTTAACGCGAAAGACCAAGAAGGACGGAGACCCGTTTAGTACGCACGTTGACCGAGTGTTCGATCGCGAAGAAAGGCAAGGCGAGCCGGTTACGAGAGACTCTCCGAGCCGACAGAGCTCTTGGAGCAGTTACGACAGTGCCGTAGTCCTCGACAACAATTCGGTGCACAGCTCTTGGGCCACGTTGCCGTCGAGGAATAGTTCTTGGGGCTCGTACGACATGCGGCCTTCGGATCTGCTCGGACCCAGTGGCCTCTTCCCTTACGACAAGGAGGAGATACCTTGGCATCCAGGCACGGTGAAACGTACCAAGCAAAAGCTCGAGGAGAACACCAGCTCGGGGACGGTGAAACGCGTGTGCACGCAAAATTCCGACACGGAAGAGAAAGACAGATTACCGGTCGAGGAAGAATCGTACAATCCGGTACTTCTTCATCATACTGCGTCGCCAACGCCACGAAGGAGGGATTCCTCGCCTAGCCAGGAACAACACGGTTTGAAGGTAGATCCTGTTAGAAATTCTCCAAGTCCTATCAGAGGAATAGACATCTCACCAGCGTCGATTCGTCAAGTTGGAAGACTATCGACGAGCGCTCCGGCGCCATCTTCTCTCTCTTCGGACTCGGACTTACCCCTATCCTTGAGATCCTGCAGGTCAGAGAGCGAAACATCCAGCCCGTGCGTGGTCAACACTACTCAGTGTCTTTCGGTGAAGCAACACAAGATGGTGTTGGAGAATCTGAGCAACAAGTCTATATTTAACAAACGTTGTCTGTCGGTCGACGACTCGCCAGACACCGAGTGTCCACGAAGTACCTCCGGTATCGTAAAGAATCTCAAGAAGGAATTCGAGGCGAAGTCGACGAAGCCGGAAAAGAGTCCGGAGAACAGCTTCGAGAACGACTCGCCGATTACGGTTTGTCGGCCGAAAAGGGACGTGAAGATCAGAAGCTTGCCCTCCTCGCCGGTGATTCCCCACAACGAATCGAAGATTCAAGCCCCGTCCGAGatcaaagagaaagagaagtcGAGCGTCGACTCGACGACGGCTTCTCAGGACAACTTGGAAGACAGGTCGGTGAGAGTTTTGGTTGGTAAGTACGAGGTGAAGCCCGAATCCAGAAAGTCCTCGGAGATCCAGCTGCGTGTGCACAAAGACAAGGATTGGGAGTCGATGGACTCGCAACACAGCAACAAGTCGAAAATTGGTGTAGAATATAGTAGGAGGTCTGCACCGATCATGATTAACAATCATTCGTCTGCTCCTCTGTTCAATGAAGCGCCGGAAGCACCTGGCAGGCCACCAGTCCCATCGGCTGGTGTTGTGGCAGCTAGTAAGAAGCAGCAACAGCACGGCAGGACGCATCCTCTTGCCAGGCTGCAGGTCAGGCCTAGGCACAGCAGTCCGGTTTACAACACCatgtaa
- the Ssh gene encoding protein phosphatase Slingshot isoform X5 yields the protein MERKMKRGPWLNWSALQTLHKVSSKAREQNYFLGGLSHDWVSYYEQRIESDRSCLNEWHTMDNLESRRPPSPDSVRTKPRERDETERVIRSTLKEIMMSVDLDEVTSKYIRGRLEEDLDMDLGEFKPFIDQEMLTILGQMDAPTEIFDHVYLGSEWNASNLEELQKNGVRHILNVTREIDNFFPGMFTYLNVRVYDDEKTDLLKHWDDTFKYITKAKKEGSKVLVHCKMGVSRSASVVIAYAMKAYNWDFSQAWKHVKEKRNCIKPNNSFLLQLETYQGILDAMKNKEKLQRSKSDTNLKSPTSTKDQSKKEEKSGNVDNDLQTVSGFELKKTSQRPKSWSPNVKISETMLPSVPLSQSLESIDKTGSTEVTREELLRSSNQKTSMSQEARNVLMPCGNGQSYSVSQNKIVHLPGPSPDTPTVKNRISKLETQQGQRRKGLVLNLTNQFEAVSSKPSSPSSDSDGGKPLPQSPISELNENGLGIQKPSSEASSTVAVKQSVWDPGEKQSKRTELGSNSECLVWTASSSDATCTNSCSNAKTNREVSAESECIATTTTTTTTTVYPGTLTRKTKKDGDPFSTHVDRVFDREERQGEPVTRDSPSRQSSWSSYDSAVVLDNNSVHSSWATLPSRNSSWGSYDMRPSDLLGPSGLFPYDKEEIPWHPGTVKRTKQKLEENTSSGTVKRVCTQNSDTEEKDRLPVEEESYNPVLLHHTASPTPRRRDSSPSQEQHGLKVDPVRNSPSPIRGIDISPASIRQVGRLSTSAPAPSSLSSDSDLPLSLRSCRSESETSSPCVVNTTQCLSVKQHKMVLENLSNKSIFNKRCLSVDDSPDTECPRSTSGIVKNLKKEFEAKSTKPEKSPENSFENDSPITVCRPKRDVKIRSLPSSPVIPHNESKIQAPSEIKEKEKSSVDSTTASQDNLEDRSVRVLVGKYEVKPESRKSSEIQLRVHKDKDWESMDSQHSNKSKIGVEYSRRSAPIMINNHSSAPLFNEAPEAPGRPPVPSAGVVAASKKQQQHGRTHPLARLQVRPRHSSPVYNTM from the exons GTCGGCGTTGCAGACGTTGCACAAAGTGTCGAGTAAGGCACGCGAACAGAACTACTTCCTGGGTGGGCTGTCACACGACTGGGTCAGTTACTATGAGCAACGAATCGAGAGCGATCGCTCGTGTCTTAACGAGTGGCATACTATGGACAACCTGGAATCTCGAAGACCACCGTCGCCGGACAGCGTACGCACCAA ACCCAGAGAAAGGGACGAGACTGAGCGCGTGATCCGATCGACGTTGAAGGAGATCATGATGTCCGTGGACCTCGACGAGGTAACCTCGAAGTACATTCGAGGTCGTCTCGAGGAAGACCTCGACATGGATCTCGGGGAGTTTAAGCCATTCATCGATCAGGAGATGCTCACCATTCTGGGTCAGATGGACGCGCCGACTGAAATATTTGACCACGTTTATCTAGGAAGCGAGTGGAATGCAAGCAACTTGGAGGAGCTCCAGAAGAATGG TGTCAGGCATATCCTGAACGTAACTCGAGAGATCGACAACTTCTTCCCCGGGATGTTCACGTATTTGAACGTACGCGTGTATGACGACGAAAAGACCGATCTGCTGAAGCACTGGGACGATACGTTCAAATACATCACGAAAGCAAAGAAAGAAGGTTCGAAAGTGCTGGTGCACTGTAAAATGGGAGTGTCAAGATCTGCCTCGGTAGTGATCGCGTACGCGATGAAAGCGTATAACTGGGACTTCTCTCAAGCCTGGAAGCACGTAAAAGAGAAACGGAACTGCATCAAACCTAACAACAGCTTCCTGTTGCAACTGGAGACCTATCAGGGTATACTGGACGCGATGAAAAACAAAGAGAAGCTTCAGAGGTCCAAGTCGGATACGAACTTGAAGTCTCCTACGTCGACGAAAGATCAgtcgaagaaagaggaaaagtcCGGCAACGTGGACAATGATTTGCAAACTGTATCGGGctttgaattaaaaaagacCAGCCAGAGGCCGAAAAGTTGGTCGCCGAATGTGAAAATCAGCGAAACCATGTTGCCTTCTG TTCCTCTTTCGCAGTCCCTCGAAAGCATCGATAAGACAGGAAGCACGGAAGTGACCAGAGAGGAGCTGCTACGGTCCAGCAACCAGAAGACCAGTATGTCGCAGGAAGCTCGAAACGTTTTGATGCCATGCGGCAACGGACAATCCTACAGCGTATCTCAAAACAAAATCGTCCACCTACCAGGTCCCTCGCCAGACACTCCGACCGTGAAGAACCGAATTAGCAAGTTAGAAACGCAGCAGGGTCAAAGGAGAAAGGGATTGGTGCTGAACCTGACGAATCAATTCGAAGCAGTCAGCAGCAAGCCATCTTCTCCGAGTTCTGATTCAGACGGCGGGAAACCGTTGCCACAGAGTCCGATCTCTGAACTGAACGAGAACGGACTCGGTATACAGAAGCCTTCGTCGGAAGCTTCGTCTACGGTGGCAGTGAAGCAAAGCGTGTGGGATCCCGGCGAGAAACAAAGCAAGAGAACGGAACTCGGTAGTAATAGTGAATGTCTAGTCTGGACTGCATCATCGTCCGATGCAACATGTACTAATTCGTGTAGTAACGCTAAGACTAACAGAGAAGTGAGTGCGGAGAGTGAGTGTATCGCGACAACCacgacaacgacaacgacgacagTGTATCCTGGTACGTTAACGCGAAAGACCAAGAAGGACGGAGACCCGTTTAGTACGCACGTTGACCGAGTGTTCGATCGCGAAGAAAGGCAAGGCGAGCCGGTTACGAGAGACTCTCCGAGCCGACAGAGCTCTTGGAGCAGTTACGACAGTGCCGTAGTCCTCGACAACAATTCGGTGCACAGCTCTTGGGCCACGTTGCCGTCGAGGAATAGTTCTTGGGGCTCGTACGACATGCGGCCTTCGGATCTGCTCGGACCCAGTGGCCTCTTCCCTTACGACAAGGAGGAGATACCTTGGCATCCAGGCACGGTGAAACGTACCAAGCAAAAGCTCGAGGAGAACACCAGCTCGGGGACGGTGAAACGCGTGTGCACGCAAAATTCCGACACGGAAGAGAAAGACAGATTACCGGTCGAGGAAGAATCGTACAATCCGGTACTTCTTCATCATACTGCGTCGCCAACGCCACGAAGGAGGGATTCCTCGCCTAGCCAGGAACAACACGGTTTGAAGGTAGATCCTGTTAGAAATTCTCCAAGTCCTATCAGAGGAATAGACATCTCACCAGCGTCGATTCGTCAAGTTGGAAGACTATCGACGAGCGCTCCGGCGCCATCTTCTCTCTCTTCGGACTCGGACTTACCCCTATCCTTGAGATCCTGCAGGTCAGAGAGCGAAACATCCAGCCCGTGCGTGGTCAACACTACTCAGTGTCTTTCGGTGAAGCAACACAAGATGGTGTTGGAGAATCTGAGCAACAAGTCTATATTTAACAAACGTTGTCTGTCGGTCGACGACTCGCCAGACACCGAGTGTCCACGAAGTACCTCCGGTATCGTAAAGAATCTCAAGAAGGAATTCGAGGCGAAGTCGACGAAGCCGGAAAAGAGTCCGGAGAACAGCTTCGAGAACGACTCGCCGATTACGGTTTGTCGGCCGAAAAGGGACGTGAAGATCAGAAGCTTGCCCTCCTCGCCGGTGATTCCCCACAACGAATCGAAGATTCAAGCCCCGTCCGAGatcaaagagaaagagaagtcGAGCGTCGACTCGACGACGGCTTCTCAGGACAACTTGGAAGACAGGTCGGTGAGAGTTTTGGTTGGTAAGTACGAGGTGAAGCCCGAATCCAGAAAGTCCTCGGAGATCCAGCTGCGTGTGCACAAAGACAAGGATTGGGAGTCGATGGACTCGCAACACAGCAACAAGTCGAAAATTGGTGTAGAATATAGTAGGAGGTCTGCACCGATCATGATTAACAATCATTCGTCTGCTCCTCTGTTCAATGAAGCGCCGGAAGCACCTGGCAGGCCACCAGTCCCATCGGCTGGTGTTGTGGCAGCTAGTAAGAAGCAGCAACAGCACGGCAGGACGCATCCTCTTGCCAGGCTGCAGGTCAGGCCTAGGCACAGCAGTCCGGTTTACAACACCatgtaa
- the Ssh gene encoding protein phosphatase Slingshot isoform X4: protein MVTRGSVYVAVLFVLPLILWVFGNRRRSKILADVLEAARSALQTLHKVSSKAREQNYFLGGLSHDWVSYYEQRIESDRSCLNEWHTMDNLESRRPPSPDSVRTKPRERDETERVIRSTLKEIMMSVDLDEVTSKYIRGRLEEDLDMDLGEFKPFIDQEMLTILGQMDAPTEIFDHVYLGSEWNASNLEELQKNGVRHILNVTREIDNFFPGMFTYLNVRVYDDEKTDLLKHWDDTFKYITKAKKEGSKVLVHCKMGVSRSASVVIAYAMKAYNWDFSQAWKHVKEKRNCIKPNNSFLLQLETYQGILDAMKNKEKLQRSKSDTNLKSPTSTKDQSKKEEKSGNVDNDLQTVSGFELKKTSQRPKSWSPNVKISETMLPSVPLSQSLESIDKTGSTEVTREELLRSSNQKTSMSQEARNVLMPCGNGQSYSVSQNKIVHLPGPSPDTPTVKNRISKLETQQGQRRKGLVLNLTNQFEAVSSKPSSPSSDSDGGKPLPQSPISELNENGLGIQKPSSEASSTVAVKQSVWDPGEKQSKRTELGSNSECLVWTASSSDATCTNSCSNAKTNREVSAESECIATTTTTTTTTVYPGTLTRKTKKDGDPFSTHVDRVFDREERQGEPVTRDSPSRQSSWSSYDSAVVLDNNSVHSSWATLPSRNSSWGSYDMRPSDLLGPSGLFPYDKEEIPWHPGTVKRTKQKLEENTSSGTVKRVCTQNSDTEEKDRLPVEEESYNPVLLHHTASPTPRRRDSSPSQEQHGLKVDPVRNSPSPIRGIDISPASIRQVGRLSTSAPAPSSLSSDSDLPLSLRSCRSESETSSPCVVNTTQCLSVKQHKMVLENLSNKSIFNKRCLSVDDSPDTECPRSTSGIVKNLKKEFEAKSTKPEKSPENSFENDSPITVCRPKRDVKIRSLPSSPVIPHNESKIQAPSEIKEKEKSSVDSTTASQDNLEDRSVRVLVGKYEVKPESRKSSEIQLRVHKDKDWESMDSQHSNKSKIGVEYSRRSAPIMINNHSSAPLFNEAPEAPGRPPVPSAGVVAASKKQQQHGRTHPLARLQVRPRHSSPVYNTM from the exons ATGGTGACGCGTGGTTCCGTTTACGTGGCGGTTCTCTTTGTTTTGCCTTTGATCCTCTGGGTCTTTGGAAACCGTAGAAGAAGCAAGATCCTCGCCGACGTCCTGGAAGCCGCTAG GTCGGCGTTGCAGACGTTGCACAAAGTGTCGAGTAAGGCACGCGAACAGAACTACTTCCTGGGTGGGCTGTCACACGACTGGGTCAGTTACTATGAGCAACGAATCGAGAGCGATCGCTCGTGTCTTAACGAGTGGCATACTATGGACAACCTGGAATCTCGAAGACCACCGTCGCCGGACAGCGTACGCACCAA ACCCAGAGAAAGGGACGAGACTGAGCGCGTGATCCGATCGACGTTGAAGGAGATCATGATGTCCGTGGACCTCGACGAGGTAACCTCGAAGTACATTCGAGGTCGTCTCGAGGAAGACCTCGACATGGATCTCGGGGAGTTTAAGCCATTCATCGATCAGGAGATGCTCACCATTCTGGGTCAGATGGACGCGCCGACTGAAATATTTGACCACGTTTATCTAGGAAGCGAGTGGAATGCAAGCAACTTGGAGGAGCTCCAGAAGAATGG TGTCAGGCATATCCTGAACGTAACTCGAGAGATCGACAACTTCTTCCCCGGGATGTTCACGTATTTGAACGTACGCGTGTATGACGACGAAAAGACCGATCTGCTGAAGCACTGGGACGATACGTTCAAATACATCACGAAAGCAAAGAAAGAAGGTTCGAAAGTGCTGGTGCACTGTAAAATGGGAGTGTCAAGATCTGCCTCGGTAGTGATCGCGTACGCGATGAAAGCGTATAACTGGGACTTCTCTCAAGCCTGGAAGCACGTAAAAGAGAAACGGAACTGCATCAAACCTAACAACAGCTTCCTGTTGCAACTGGAGACCTATCAGGGTATACTGGACGCGATGAAAAACAAAGAGAAGCTTCAGAGGTCCAAGTCGGATACGAACTTGAAGTCTCCTACGTCGACGAAAGATCAgtcgaagaaagaggaaaagtcCGGCAACGTGGACAATGATTTGCAAACTGTATCGGGctttgaattaaaaaagacCAGCCAGAGGCCGAAAAGTTGGTCGCCGAATGTGAAAATCAGCGAAACCATGTTGCCTTCTG TTCCTCTTTCGCAGTCCCTCGAAAGCATCGATAAGACAGGAAGCACGGAAGTGACCAGAGAGGAGCTGCTACGGTCCAGCAACCAGAAGACCAGTATGTCGCAGGAAGCTCGAAACGTTTTGATGCCATGCGGCAACGGACAATCCTACAGCGTATCTCAAAACAAAATCGTCCACCTACCAGGTCCCTCGCCAGACACTCCGACCGTGAAGAACCGAATTAGCAAGTTAGAAACGCAGCAGGGTCAAAGGAGAAAGGGATTGGTGCTGAACCTGACGAATCAATTCGAAGCAGTCAGCAGCAAGCCATCTTCTCCGAGTTCTGATTCAGACGGCGGGAAACCGTTGCCACAGAGTCCGATCTCTGAACTGAACGAGAACGGACTCGGTATACAGAAGCCTTCGTCGGAAGCTTCGTCTACGGTGGCAGTGAAGCAAAGCGTGTGGGATCCCGGCGAGAAACAAAGCAAGAGAACGGAACTCGGTAGTAATAGTGAATGTCTAGTCTGGACTGCATCATCGTCCGATGCAACATGTACTAATTCGTGTAGTAACGCTAAGACTAACAGAGAAGTGAGTGCGGAGAGTGAGTGTATCGCGACAACCacgacaacgacaacgacgacagTGTATCCTGGTACGTTAACGCGAAAGACCAAGAAGGACGGAGACCCGTTTAGTACGCACGTTGACCGAGTGTTCGATCGCGAAGAAAGGCAAGGCGAGCCGGTTACGAGAGACTCTCCGAGCCGACAGAGCTCTTGGAGCAGTTACGACAGTGCCGTAGTCCTCGACAACAATTCGGTGCACAGCTCTTGGGCCACGTTGCCGTCGAGGAATAGTTCTTGGGGCTCGTACGACATGCGGCCTTCGGATCTGCTCGGACCCAGTGGCCTCTTCCCTTACGACAAGGAGGAGATACCTTGGCATCCAGGCACGGTGAAACGTACCAAGCAAAAGCTCGAGGAGAACACCAGCTCGGGGACGGTGAAACGCGTGTGCACGCAAAATTCCGACACGGAAGAGAAAGACAGATTACCGGTCGAGGAAGAATCGTACAATCCGGTACTTCTTCATCATACTGCGTCGCCAACGCCACGAAGGAGGGATTCCTCGCCTAGCCAGGAACAACACGGTTTGAAGGTAGATCCTGTTAGAAATTCTCCAAGTCCTATCAGAGGAATAGACATCTCACCAGCGTCGATTCGTCAAGTTGGAAGACTATCGACGAGCGCTCCGGCGCCATCTTCTCTCTCTTCGGACTCGGACTTACCCCTATCCTTGAGATCCTGCAGGTCAGAGAGCGAAACATCCAGCCCGTGCGTGGTCAACACTACTCAGTGTCTTTCGGTGAAGCAACACAAGATGGTGTTGGAGAATCTGAGCAACAAGTCTATATTTAACAAACGTTGTCTGTCGGTCGACGACTCGCCAGACACCGAGTGTCCACGAAGTACCTCCGGTATCGTAAAGAATCTCAAGAAGGAATTCGAGGCGAAGTCGACGAAGCCGGAAAAGAGTCCGGAGAACAGCTTCGAGAACGACTCGCCGATTACGGTTTGTCGGCCGAAAAGGGACGTGAAGATCAGAAGCTTGCCCTCCTCGCCGGTGATTCCCCACAACGAATCGAAGATTCAAGCCCCGTCCGAGatcaaagagaaagagaagtcGAGCGTCGACTCGACGACGGCTTCTCAGGACAACTTGGAAGACAGGTCGGTGAGAGTTTTGGTTGGTAAGTACGAGGTGAAGCCCGAATCCAGAAAGTCCTCGGAGATCCAGCTGCGTGTGCACAAAGACAAGGATTGGGAGTCGATGGACTCGCAACACAGCAACAAGTCGAAAATTGGTGTAGAATATAGTAGGAGGTCTGCACCGATCATGATTAACAATCATTCGTCTGCTCCTCTGTTCAATGAAGCGCCGGAAGCACCTGGCAGGCCACCAGTCCCATCGGCTGGTGTTGTGGCAGCTAGTAAGAAGCAGCAACAGCACGGCAGGACGCATCCTCTTGCCAGGCTGCAGGTCAGGCCTAGGCACAGCAGTCCGGTTTACAACACCatgtaa